One window of Medicago truncatula cultivar Jemalong A17 chromosome 2, MtrunA17r5.0-ANR, whole genome shotgun sequence genomic DNA carries:
- the LOC11432358 gene encoding casein kinase 1-like protein 2, whose amino-acid sequence MEPRIGNKFRLGRKIGSGSFGEIYLGTNIQTNEEVAIKLENIKTKHPQLLYESKLYKVLQGGTGIPNVRWFGVEGEYNVLVMDLLGPSLEDLFSFCSRKLSLKTVLMLADQMINRVEYIHSKSFLHRDIKPDNFLMGLGRRANQVYAIDFGLAKKYRDTSTHQHIPYRENKNLTGTARYASMNTHLGIEQSRRDDLESLGYVLMYFLRGSLPWQGLKAGTKKQKYEKISEKKVSTSIESLCRGYPSEFASYFHYCRSLRFDDKPDYAYLKRLFRDLFIREGFQFDYVFDWTILKYQQSQIATPSARAIGSGAGPSSGLPPAVVSAERPSGGEDGRHAGWSSSDPARRRNSGPIANDGNLSRQKAPVPSDSNGSKEVMLSSSNFFRPSGSTRRVGAVSNSRDAVVSSEIEPSLPLARDGSPGALLKTSGAQRNSPITSSEHKATTSSGRNTSNMKNFESTIRGIESLNFNDEKVQY is encoded by the exons ATGGAACCTCGTATTGGTAACAAGTTCCGTCTTGGCCGCAAAATTGGTAGCGGATCCTTCGGCGAGATCTATCTCG GTACAAATATTCAGACAAATGAAGAGGTTGCAATTAAGCTT GAAAATATCAAAACCAAGCATCCTCAGTTGTTGTACGAATCAAAGTTGTATAAAGTACTTCAAGGCGGAA CTGGTATCCCGAATGTGAGATGGTTTGGCGTAGAAGGAGAGTACAATGTTCTTGTAATGGATTTACTAGGACCAAGTCTCGAGGATTTATTCAGTTTTTGTAGTCGGAAATTGTCCCTTAAAACTGTACTCATGCTTGCTGATCAGATG ATAAATCGAGTTGAATATATTCATTCCAAATCATTTTTACATAGGGACATCAAACCAGACAACTTCCTCATGGGTCTGGGGAGGCGAGCTAATCAA GTGTATGCCATTGACTTCGGTCTTGCTAAAAAATACAGGGACACCTCTACCCATCAGCATATACCTTACAG AGAGAATAAGAACTTGACAGGAACTGCTAGATATGCTAGTATGAATACGCATCTTGGAATTG AGCAAAGCCGTAGGGACGACTTAGAATCACTTGGATATGTTCTTATGTACTTTCTGAGAGGAAG CCTTCCATGGCAGGGATTAAAAGCAGGTACTAAAAAGCAGAAGTACGAGAAAATCAGTGAGAAGAAAGTTTCTACTTCTATTGAG TCCTTGTGTCGTGGCTACCCCTCAGAATTCGCTTCGTACTTCCATTACTGTCGGTCATTGCGGTTTGATGATAAACCAGATTATGCATATCTGAAAAGGCTGTTTCGCGACCTTTTCATTCGTGAAG GATTCCAGTTTGATTATGTCTTCGATTGGACCATTTTGAAGTATCAGCAATCTCAAATTGCCACTCCTTCTGCACGTGCCATT GGTTCTGGTGCTGGGCCAAGTTCTGGATTACCACCAGCTGTTGTGAGTGCTGAGAGACCATCAG GTGGGGAAGATGGTAGACATGCTGGTTGGTCTTCATCAGATCCTGCTCGTAGAAGAAACTCTGGACCTATTGCAAATGATGGAAACTTGTCTAGACAAAAAGCCCCGGTACCAAGTGACTCAAATGGATCTAAAGAAGTTATG TTGTCTAGTTCTAATTTCTTCCGGCCTAGTGGATCTACAAGACGAGTAGGTGCTGTTTCCAACAGTCGTGATGCAGTTGTTAGCAGTGAAATTGAACCCTCTCTTCCTCTTGCCAGGGATGGTAGTCCTGGAGCACTCCTTAAAACCTCTGGTGCTCAAAGAAATTCACCTATCACATCATCGGAGCACAAAGCAACCACATCTTCTGGCAGAAACACATCGAACATGAAGAATTTTGAGTCAACTATCCGAGGTATTGAGAGCCTGAATTTCAATGACGAGAAGGTACAGTATTAG